ATCGCGACGACGATATCGCCGATGCGAACCTCGTCGGAATCGGCCAGCGCCAGATACGGCACGGGATCGCTCGTCGCGACGTGCAAAAGCGCCAGGTCGGTAATGGGATCGATGCCGACGACGCGCACCTCCCTGGCCTGCGAGCGGTCGTGCAGGAAGACGTACACGTTGTCGGCCTTGGCGACGACGTGCGCGTTGGTGACCAGATACCCGTCGGGGTGGATGAAAAATCCGGTGCCAAGGGACGTCGCCTGAAACGAGCCCTCCTCGCCGACCGGCACGGAGAAGATGCCGAGCGGATCGCCGATGCCGACGGACAGCTCCATCGTGGTGAAGATGTTGACGACGGCCGGGTTCGCGCTTTCGGCGACGCGCACGTACGTTTCCGACGTGAGCGACTGCGTCGCGTCGCCCGGCCCCGCGGTTCCGTCCACCCACGGTTTTCCCGGCGCCGATGCGCCAAGCCCGCGCGCCTCGGAGACCGCGCGCCCGGTCGGATCGCGCTCATCCCCCGCGCCCGGCCGCCCGCCCGTCGAGGTGCGTACGGAAAAGCAGCCGCTCAGAAGGAAAATGGAGGCAAGCAGCGTCGCGAATACGGTCAGGCGAAGCGCGGCGACGGGGCTACGATTTTTCATCGAATTCGGCATGCGCGGCATTAAACGGCGCGAAGGCTCGCGACGCAAGAGATGGCCGCGATGGAACCGCGCGCCGCCGGGCTTCTCGTCGGCGAACAAGAACGCGATGTCGTCGCAGTTGAGTTCGCCGTCCGCGTCGACGTTCATCTCGACCGCGTCGCGTGTCAGGGCGAACGCCTCATAAATAGGTGACTGTCCTCTGTATTGCTCAGAAACGGATCGCCGCCGCCGGCCCGCCGCCGGGCACGTATTCGATCCACGCGAAATCGACCGTGTCTTCGCCCTTCGTGATTTGGATTTGCGTCGGCCTGCGTTGATAGTTAGGGGGTGAGTGTTCCAGATTCATGAGGCTCTTTCCGCACAAATGCCATCAGACGCTTAGCTTCGCGCGGGATGGCGTCAATATCGTTTACGCCGCACCGCTCTTTCGCGTCGTTTAACATAAATATCGAGAGTTCACTCATGCTTGCGGTATGATTTGACTCATGCAATTCCATGACAGCCGCGAGAAACGGTAATGCGGCGCAATCCTGCTGACGCATATAATAACTTTGGCCGATCATTTCGCATGGCAGCGTCGAGGGCAATCTTCGACAGAACTCTCTGATAGATGAAGATAGCGAATCAGTCTCGAACGCGGAGAAATAACGATCGATTCGATCTTCATATATTTCCGCCAAATCCGCATCCATCAATAATTTTATGCTAGCGATGACAAAAATCAGAATTACTGCCGCCGCCACAATGAGAAAGATACATAAACGGCGACATCGCGGAAATTTGTTAAATGACGAATTCTCGGCACCTTTCATCGAAACCACCTACACGCAGCCCAGATGGACCTGGCACAACCAACTCGCTACCGAACGAACACAGTCACAGACGCAATGCATCATCGCGCCGTCGGGGCTGCCAGGATACTCACAATCGTTAAACGGATTGGGATCATAATATATGACGCCGTTGTACTCTATAACGCCTCCAGGGTCACTGCAAGCCGATTGGCAATTAGTTCTAATATTAACACAACCTGCAGCCCAGTTTTCGTATTGGTCCTGTACCCAATCTCTCACCAAATCCCAGCCAAATCTTATGCCCCAGCCGCCTTTTGCGCCAGACTTATAGTTACTACGACTGTTAATTATATCATTGGCGAATGGGGCGTACACCGAAACCGAGTATAATGAATACGGCAAAATCTTTAGAACGGGGGACTCAAATTTAGACACCTCAGAGTCATAATATCCAACAGAAGTGACGTATAGTAATTGACTTTCGTCATCCGACTGTGTTACAGGCATTCGAAGAGATTGCACCGTTGAGAAGTCATCCTCGTCGACATCCTCATCAAGCGAATAAACCTTTCCAAACGGATCCAAATCCATCTCCCAAACGACATCGCCCTCGGCGTTCGACATCTTCAGTGGCGTTCCCAAATGATCCGTGTGGATCGCATACACGTTAAACGTTGTCGCCGGAACCGTATCGTCATCCCCCGTATCGTCATCTCCCTGCGCCTCTTCCGGCACGATCAACACGAGCGGACGCCAACCGAGCCACAAAAAATACGGGACAGTCACCTTTTTCCGGTACCCCTTCGAGGTCGCGAAATTCGCGGAAAATCGGCTCGTCATAGAACCTTCCTCAAAATTGGGCCAAATTGTACCACAATTGCGACGGCGTACAACGAAAACCCGCGCGCACGCTTTGTCCCCTTCCTGCACCCCTATCCGGTCTCGTTCGTATCTTCGACGACCGGACATTCGGTACCCCGTCGCCACTCTCGCGCCTCAAATCCTCGGCCTGATGATCTGCAGCGTCGCCGGCAGGACGAGAAGGTCCGCGGCGAGGGCAAACATGATGATGATCGCGGAAATGAGGCCGAAATAGACGTTCGGCTGAAAGCTGCCGAGCGTCAGGACAAGAAAGCCGCACGCGAGAAGCACGCTCGTCACGATGATCGGCCGGCCGGCCTCGTTCATCGTCGCGGCGACGCCCTCCTCGATCGTCTTGCCCGCCTTGAGGTAGCGGCGCAGGCGCACGAGGAAGTGCACGGTGTCGTCAACGACCAGCCCCAGGCAGATGCTGCCGATCATCACCGTGCCCGGATCGAGTTCGATGCCCGCGATGCCCATGAACGCGAGGCCCAGCAGGATCGGCGAGAGGTTCGGGATCATCGAGAACAGGCCGAGCTTCGCCGAACGCAAAAGCAGGCCCATCATCGCCGTGATGACGACAAACGCGATGGAGAAGCTTTCGATCTGGCTTTGCAGGACGTAGTGCTCCATGTCGCCCATCAGCTTCAAAAAGCCGGTCGAGACGATCTTCAGCTCGTCGTCGTTGTATTTGGTCAGCAGCTCGTTTTCGACGTTGTCGCCGTTGTCCATCAATTCGTCCGCGCGCGAGAGCTGCACCCGCGAGGTGACGCGCGCGGCCGAATAGTTGTCCTGCACGAACGAATCGAACTCGTCTTCGCCCTCCAGCAGCAGGTAGAGCTGCGCCGCGAGCGCGCGCGAATCGGGCGCCGCGAAATACGCCGGGTCGCCCTCGTGGAACGTCTGATTGAGGTCTTTGAGCAGATCGACGATGGAGACGGACTTGGACACACCCGGCTGCGCCTCGAGCCAGCGGCTGAATTCGTCGATGCGGCGCAGCGTTTGGGGATCCTTCATCCCGTCTTCGGGCGTCGTGATGAGATGCTCGATCGTCGCGCTGCCGCCAAGGCCGCGGTCGATGACCTCCGTGTCCACGCGCACGGGCTGCGTCTCCTTGAAGTAATTCATCGCATTCGCGCCGATATCGAGGCGAAACAGTCCCGTCCCGATCGACACGAGCACGAGCGTCGAAATCACGAGCACCCAAGCGCTGCGTCGCGGCGTGATCGCGCCGAGCCGCACGAGGAGCGAACTGACCGGCCCGCCCTTCTGGCGCTCGACGAACTCGGGATCGGGCGGCTTGGCCAGCCGCAGCACGACGGGGATGAACGCGATCGACAGGACAAACGAGACCGTCACGCCGAGCGCCGCGATCCAGCCGAACTCGCTGACCGGGGCGAGATTCGAAATGGTCAGCGACAGCATGCCCGCGGCGGTCGTCATGCTCGTGAAAAAGACGGGCGCGAACATGTGCAGGACGGTTCGCCGGACGGCGGTTTCCGGATCGAACCCGGCCATGAGGTGCTGGTAGTAGTCCGAAAGGATATGAATGGAACCCGCGATGCCGACGGCGAGCAGAAGGCCGAGCAGCGCCGTCGTGATGACGTTGATCTTGAGGCCCACGGCGCCCATGAAGCCGAAGGTCCACAGGATCGCGAGCGCGACGATCGACAACGGGATGAGCGTGGACGACAGGCGGCGAAAAACGACGAAGCAGCAGATCACGACGACGACGAGCGTCACCGGGCCGAAGATCATGAAGTCACGCTTGGACAAGCGATAGAAAGCCTCGTCGAACGCGGGCGAGCCCGCGATGCGGATGTCCACGCCTTCGCCTTTTTCCTGCTTGGCGATCGCGCGGAGTCCCTGCGTCTGCGCGATCTTGCCCGCGAAGTCGGCGCCGTCCGGATGCAGCTCGATAACGACCGCGGCGGACTTGCCGTCATTCGACACGAGGCCGCCCTTGATGACGTGATGGCTCATCGCCTCGTCGCGGATCGCGTCCGCCTCGGCCTGCGTTTTCGGAATCCGCTCCATGAGCGGGCCGATCTCGACGAGGTCGCCGTCCGCGCGCGCGATATCGGTGTTCGTCAGCGACAGGACGCGATACGCGAACGGCACGTGTTCGACCGCGTCGGTGATGCGCGCCAGGCGCTCCAGATTTTCGGGCGTGAAGACGTTGTCCATGAAAACGCCGACGACCGACACCTCGTCGGCGGTGAAACGCTCCTGAAACTTTTGGTACGAAACGAGCGTCGGGTCGTCCTCCAAAAACCAGATGTCCATGGAGTTTTCGAACTCGACCTTGGTGACGAAATAGCCGGCGACGCACGACACCGCGACCACGATGGCGATGACGAAAAGTCGCGCGCGCAGCAGGACATCGACAAAAACATTGGGGGTCATGGACTTCCCGGCGAAAGGGTGGCCCTGTTCTTGCGCGTTTCCATACGTTTTTCAATCGGTCCCGGCATTCGGGTACGACGCCCGGCATCCGGCGCGCGGAACGAGGCGCGGCGAAAGCGGCCGGTCACGGGTGATAACGCTCACGATAGATGGAAATCCCCAGGTTTTCCGCGAGGTTTGTTTGACGCCCGCCGCCCATTCGAATTTAATCGTCCGAATGCGCAAAAAAGTCATTCTCGTTTATCCGAAAACCGGCTGGGACGTAAAAAACGTCTCGGTTTTGCTGCCGCTTGCGGTGATGTACCTCGGCCGGCCGTTGCGCCGCGCGGGTTTTGACCCCGTTATCGTCGATCAGCGCGTCACGCATCGCTGGCTCGACAGGATTCGTTCGCTCATCAGCGAGGGCGAAGTCGCCGCGATCGGCATCTCGTGCATGACGGGCGAGCAGGTTCGCTTTGGCCTCGAAGCGGCGCGAGCGGTGCGCCAGGCGGCGCCCGATCTGCCGATCGTCTGGGGCGGCGTGCATCCCTCGCTGCTTCCGATCGAAACGGCGCGCCACCCGCTTGTCGACTACGTCGTTTACGGCGAGGGCGAAGACGCCTTCGTCGAACTGGTCCAGGCGCTCGGGGACGACCGCGAGCCCACGGGCATTGGCAACGTGACGTACATCGACCGGCACGGCGAGCCCGTGCACGGCCCGGTGCGTCCGTTCATGCCGCTCGCCGACGTGCTCGTTCCGGATTACGACCTCGTGAACGTGGACGACTACATCACGACGCAGACACTCGGCGAGCGCGACCTGGCGGTGATGACAAGCCGCGGTTGCCCGAGCCGGTGCAGCTTTTGCTATAACGTCGTGTACGCGAGCCGGCGCTGGCGCGCGCAGCCGGCCGAGGCCGTCGTCGAACACTTCGTGACGGTCGCGAAACGTTTTGGCGTCAACGCCATTCTCGTCAAGGACGACAACTACTTTGTGAACAAACGGCGCGCGGTGGCGATCGCCGAGGGCATGCGCCGCGCGGGGCTGAAGGTGACGGTGCGCGCGGAGTGCCGCGCCGACTATATCTCGTCGCGCCATTACGGCGAGGACGTGCTGAACGAATTGGCGGCCGCGGGTTTTCGCGAGATGACCGTCGGCGCGGAGTCCGGTACGGAGATCGGCCTCAACACGCTTCTCAAGGACATCACCGTCGACGACATCCGCGTCGCCGCGCGCCGGCTCGCGGACGCAAAAATCGCCACCAAGTTCACGTTCATGACGGGCTTTCCCGGCGAGACGTGGGAGAACGTCCTGGACACGCTGAAGCTGATGCTCGAGCTCGTGGCGACAAGCCCCTACGCGCGCGTGACGCCGCTGCACCTGTACGCGCCCTACCCCGGCACGCCCCTTTACGATCAGGCGGTCGAAGCCGGATGGCACGCGCCCGAATCGCTCGATGGCTGGGCGGACGTGGACTTCCACAACACCGACATGCCGTGGCTCGACGACAAAATGCGCCGGCGCCTGGAGCGCATGAGCGTTTCGACGTATTTCCTCGACGGGCGCACCATGCCCGAATATTTCAACAACGCGCCCGTCATGAAGATGGCCGCGCGCGTTTACGGCGCGGTGGTGCGCTACCGCGCCCGCAACAACTTCTTCTCGTTCATGCCCGAGCTTCGCCTTATGGAGCTCTATCGCCGCGCGAGCGCGTAGCCAGGACAAGAACCCCCGCCGCAACGGCGAGCAGAAGCGCCGCGCCAAGCTGTGCCGCGGGCGAGACCCATCCCGAACGCGGAAACATGATCACCTCCGGCGGATGCACGGGATATCCCTTGGGGTCGTAAAGCGCGTAGAACGCCTCGTTTTCGAGAAGGCGCGACACGACCATCATCACCCCCGCAAGGCCGGCGAGCGCAATCGGCGCTCGCGCACCGGCGCCCGCGCTTGCATCCGCGTGAAGGAAACGCGCACCGGTCAAAAAGCACGCCAAGGCCAGGACCGGCCGGGAAAGCACCACAAAAAACGGCGCCGCGGCCTCGTGATGGCGTGCGAAGCTGAGGGCGCTGTGCGTCAATAGCCGCATATCGAGCAACATCGCGGCGAACAGATACGCGGCCGCCGCAAACGACACGAAGGCCGCGGCGACGCGCCAAACGCCCGGTGAGGCCCGCCGATCCGTCACGGAGACTCCCCATCACCGGCACCCGGCGGCGCGGCCGGGTTGGATCCGGCGCGGACGTACAGCCAAACCAGCGCGGCGCCGCTTGCCGCCGCCACGGTCAGGACGGCGGTGCCGGTCGGGTCGGACAGCACCGCCTCGCCCCGCCCGGCAAAAAACGACAGCGCGTCCTCGGGCGCGACGACCGTGGCGACAAGGACAAGGCGCGCCAATTCGAGCAAGGCGACGATGCCGACAAAAAGGGCCAGGCGGCCGGCGAGATCCTCGATGCGGGCGATGCGCAAGGCCGCGAACGCCCGCGCCGGCAACGGTCCGAACATGGTCTGAAAGACGCCCGCGACAAGCAGTAGCGCGATGAATCCCATGACAAACATCTGCGCGGGAAAAACGAGGTGGTAGAGGATGTTGCCGGAGGTCGGGGGCAGGACGCCGATGAGCGCGGCGACCTCGCCGACGACAAGACCCGCCGCGTAAACAAAGCAGACGCACGCGACGAACACGAGCATCCAGCCCGCAACGACGGCGAGAAAAAGCGCCAGCGCCAGCGGCACGGCCAGCAGCCTTGCCTCTCGATGCGAAAGAGCGTCGAGCGCTCCGGCCAGCGATATCCGCGCGCCGGCGCGCCGCCATCCCCGCGCGGCGGCGATGGCGATAAACAGCGTGACGACAATGACGCCGGCGACGGCGAAGGATTTCGCGACGATGGCGGCGACTCCATCAGCGGTTGCGGAACGGGGGCGACGTTAGCACGGCGCGCGCGGACTCACCAAGTCCTGTCGTCGAACGGCTCGACGCGGCCGGTGACGCCATCCGCGACAAAAACGCGCCCGTTCGTCACGGCGACGGCCGCCGGGACGCCCGGCCACGGCCGCTCGCGAATCTCCCAACCGTCGCCGATCGGGCGAGCGGCGATGACGCGCCGCGTGTATCGCGACGCGGCGACGACGCCGCGGCCGGTCGAGGCAAGGCTGACGACCCCGCGCGCCGCGCCGATCGGCGTTCGCGTCTCGCCGGTATCCGCGTCAAAGACGGCGATCCGATCGGAAGCCGGCGAGGCGACGTAGGCGAATCGCTCATCCACGGCGAGATCGACCGGGCCTGGCGGCACGGGCACGCGAAAACGCGGCTCACCGCCGGCAAGGCCGATCGCGAGCAACTCCTCGGACATCGTGTTCAGGATAAGGAGCGCGTCACCGCCCGGCGCTTTCGCCAGTCGCCACGGGTGGAAGGACTCCTCGTGCCACTCGCCGTGGTCCGCGAAAAGCGGGCGCATCGCGTTGTTGCGCCCGGCCCGGATATCGGAAAGCCGCACGACCTCGAACCGAAAAAACAATTGCTCGGGCATGATGAACGGGAAGGCTTTCCTTCGCCTCGTGTCGTCATGGTAGCGATCGTAAAGCGCGACGAACCATTCGCCCGGTCCCCCCGCGAGGCCCGCGACGACGGCGGACCGTGATCCCATGCGCGTTTTGAACACGGCCTCCGAAATCGCGCCCGCGCCGCCAAGGACAAGGACGCGCCGGTCCATGTACGGCACGGCCAGGACCTGACCCGGCGCGGCGGGGGCGACCTCGTGGATCGGGACGTCCAGGCGCCATTCGCGCCGGGCGCCGTCCTCGTCGAGAAACACCGAGCGTGCGTGAAGCCCGGCGCCGGCGACGCGGCCGTCCACCGCGCTCAGGCGATCGACGCCCCGGCCGCGCGAGGCCAGGGACGCGAGATGGGCGCCGCTCGATGCGGTGATCCACAACGATGCCGCGACCGCGACGAAAAACACCGCCGCGAGCCATCGCGCGAGGTTCCGCGAACGCGTCGCCCCCAATGCAAACGGGGCGCCCGAAGGCGCCCCGCGTGGTTTCGAAATTTGCCTCAACCGATCAACCGGCGTCGTCGTCGGCGGCGTCGTCATCCGTTGTGGTGGTGCTTTCATCGACGTCCTCACCGACCATCTCGATTTCATAAACCGCGCGGTCGACGCCGATGTCCGCCTGGATGAGGTAATCGGACTGCGTATCCGGCAGGACCGGCAGCGGCACGCGGATTTTGAGTTCCGCCAGTCCGCGGTCATCCGTGCGCGTCTCGAAGGGATTCGCCAGCGGTGCGATCTCGCCGGGGACATCCTGCGGCTCGTACATCTCCATGCCCGGGTCAGCGATCCAGCGGACTTCGACGTCGTTCATCGGCTCGCCCACGAGCGTGGTGGTCCCTCCGGCCTGGTCGCCGGCCGTCGGTGGAATGAAGACGAACGCCGCGATAATCATTTCGTAGTACCCGCAGCGTCCCGGCGTGGACAGCGCGTTGCGCGCCAGGTCGCCGAACGTCGCCGATGCACCGCCGCCGACGCTCTGATCGACGAAATCGACCCAACCGCCGGCCTCGCAGAACGCCTCGGCGTCGGCGCGCTGCGAAAAGTTCTTGCAGTAGTCGATCATCAGGCTCTGGAACACGTCGAAGCAACTGGACGGAATGCCATAGTCGTCCATGCCCGTGTACGTGATCGTACGAACCTCCCCGTCCGTGATGCCGACGAAGGTGATCTGCGCGTGTGAGGGCGCGTTGGCCGGATCGGTTTCGCCGCACGCGAGTGCGATCATCGACAAGGCCGCCAAAGCCGCGATCACTAACGACAAACGATGCGCTTTCATCGTTCCTCCCAATTCGTTCTCCAGGACCAAAGCTCCCTTGCGACCAGATCTCGCGGGCGCATTTCCCGCAGTCCGTATCGTCCCAGGGGACCCGGAACCACTTCGGTTAACCAATCGCCCTCGTACTTCTTGTCCATACGCAACCATCTCGACAAATCGCCCGGCCTGGGCGTGGCTTTCGGCCACATGCCAAGCCGGCGAATCAAATCCGTCATGCGTGCCTGATCGCCTTCGGTCATGCTTCCGATCGTAACCGCCAGACGCATCGCCGTCAGAAGACCGATGGTCACGGCTTCGCCATGACGCCAGCGGCGAAATCCGCCGGCCGCCTCGACGGCATGCGCGACCGTATGTCCGAGATTCAACACCGCGCGTTCGCCGCGATCTTGCGGGTCGCGCGCCACGACCTTCATTTTCTCGGTCGCTGTCAGCCGAATCGCCTCGGCGAGCGCGCCGATGTCGGCGTCCAGGATCGCGCCGGCATTCGATTCGACCCGGTCGATGATCCGCGCGTTAAGCGCCATGCCGGTCTTCAAGACCTCCGCGAGCCCGGCCCGCATCTCGCGCGCCGGCAGCGTCCGGAGAAAATCCGGAATGAGCGTCGTCGCCAACGGTTGATGGAAGGAGCCGATCATGTTCTTGGCGCCGGCGGCGTCGACACCCGTCTTGCCGCCGAGGGCCGCGTCGGCCTGTCCGGTGAGCGTCGTGGGAACGGCCATCCAGCGGATGCCGCGCTTGTAAACCGCCGCGGCGAATCCCGCCATGTCGGTCAACACCCCGCCACCGACCGCGACGATGAGCGCCCGCCGATCGAGTTCAAGGGCAATCAGTTTTTCAAAGATCGTCTTCATGCCGGAAAGGGTTTTCGTCCTTTCCGAATCGTTCACCCGAACAAGCGCCGCGTCCGGATACTCCCTGGCGAAGGCCCGGAAAAATTCCGGCCGGAGCCGATCGACGCGCCGTGCGATCACGACAGCCGCGCGAGCGCCGGGCGCCGCCTTCCGGGCGTGAGCGGCGAGCCTGACCGCGGCGTTTTCGACATCGCCGGTATCGAGGTACACGGGGTGCGGCCACGGAGCGCCCCTTTCGGGGAGCCGGCGGCACGCACCGCCGTCGCGCGCGTTTTTCGCCGCGTTTGTTCGAGTCATCGTATCAAAGACCGTGTCGCCTTTCGACGACGGAAACGGCGCCGCTTCGCGGCGGCGGCCGCGTTATACCACCGGCTTGTCCTGAACGATGCGCGGCGTGATGAAGATCAGCAACTCGCTGCGCGAATTCGTCTGTTTGCGATCGCGGAAGAAGAACCCGAGGATCGGGATGCGCGACAACCAGGGCACCGCCAACTCGGTTCGCGACTCCTCGGACGAGAAGATGCCGCCGATGACCGTGGTCTCGCCGTTGCGGACGAGCGTTTCGGTCTTGGCTTCCTTTTTGTCGATGGCCGGATCGCCGGTCGAGGTCGGGATCGCCGTGTTCGGCGCGTTCTTCGCGATCTCGATGATCATGACGATGCTTTTGTCGTTGGTCACATGCGGCGTGACCGTCAGGTTCAGGTTCGCCTCGATGAACGACAGCGAGGTCTCGCCCTGCTGCCGGATCTGGAACGGAATGCTCACGCCGGCCGTGATCGACGCCTTCTTGTTGTCGAGGGTCGTGACGGACGGCTGGCTGATGACGCGGCCTTCGCCGCGGTTTTCCATTGCGGAAAGCTGCAGGTCGAGCGACACGACGTCGTTGACCGATCCCATCGTGATGCCAACGCCGCCGCCGGCGCCCAGGCCGATCGGCGCGGGCAGGTTGACGACGTAGTTCGCGTTCGGCACGGACGGGATGCGGGAACCGGCCGCGGTCGATCCGACCGCCTGCTGTCCGGCCTGCGCCTGCGCGCCGGTCTGCTCGCCCGAGGCGTTCGCGCCGGTGACGCGCACGGAGTTCGGGAACGTGAGGCCCGTCGGGTTGCCGTGCGCCGCGTCCGCGTAATAGATGCCGCCCCATTTCACGCCGAGTTCGCGGGTGAAGTCGGTGCTGGCCTCGACGATGCGGGCCTGGATGCGGACCTGCGGCGTCTGCGTGTCCAGGTTGACGATCAGCTTCTTGGCCTGCTCGAGGTTGGTCGCGATGTCCTTGACGACCAGCACGTTCGTGCGCTTGTCGACGGTGACGATGCCGCGCGAGGACAGGATCGGCCGCACCTGGGCGGAAAGATCGGTCGCGTCCGCGTAGGACACCGGCACCATCTCGAGCACGAGCGGTTCGAGCATGAGCCGCGCCTGCTCGTTGGCGAGCGCCTGCGTGTTCTCGGACTGAAGCGTCGTCTGCGGCGCCACGCGAATGATGTTCCCCTCGCGCGCCATGCCGAGCTTCTTCGTCTTCAGGATCATGTCGAGCGCCTGATCCCACGGGACGTTGTCCAGCTTGATCGTGATCTTGCCGGCCACGTCGTCGCCCGCGATGATGTTGACGCCGGAGACCTCGGAGATCACGCGCAGCACGCTTTTGATTTCGGCGTCCTGGTAATCCATCGAGATCTTCTTGCCGAAGAACTGCTTGTCCGCGAACTCGGGCGTCAGCGGCACATAGCCCGCATCCTGGGCCGCGGCCGCGGAGACGAACAGGAGCGACAGCGACAACGCCACGGCAAGCGCGACGCGCCGAATTCCCTCGCCCGACTCTCGTCCGATGATCAGCATCCGATCCTCCTTAGGACTCTCGCTCTCGTTCGGGATGTAGCTTGATGACGAGCTGCACGCTTTCGAGCTGATCCGGTCCGGTGAGGGCCGGGTTGAAGCGCTGCTCGGTAATCACGACCGCGTTGTCGGTGATCTGGTCGATCACGCCGAGATTCCGCCCGATGGCGGTTCCGATGTTGACGACGTAAGCGCGGCCCTTGGGATCCTCGAAGATGGCCCGCGGCTGCGCGTCGTCGGTCACGACGCCCACGAGGCGGAAATACCGGACCTCGTACTGCGTCAGGATGTTCTCGTCCTTGCCCCCGGCGAACGGGTAATCGACGTCGGACGAAAAGCGGGCGA
This bacterium DNA region includes the following protein-coding sequences:
- a CDS encoding S1C family serine protease, with the translated sequence MNVDADGELNCDDIAFLFADEKPGGARFHRGHLLRREPSRRLMPRMPNSMKNRSPVAALRLTVFATLLASIFLLSGCFSVRTSTGGRPGAGDERDPTGRAVSEARGLGASAPGKPWVDGTAGPGDATQSLTSETYVRVAESANPAVVNIFTTMELSVGIGDPLGIFSVPVGEEGSFQATSLGTGFFIHPDGYLVTNAHVVAKADNVYVFLHDRSQAREVRVVGIDPITDLALLHVATSDPVPYLALADSDEVRIGDIVVAIGNPFGLDYSMTTGIISAKNRVLSVGSRRGLYEDFLQTSAQINPDADGQLHRG
- a CDS encoding RHS domain-containing protein; translated protein: MTSRFSANFATSKGYRKKVTVPYFLWLGWRPLVLIVPEEAQGDDDTGDDDTVPATTFNVYAIHTDHLGTPLKMSNAEGDVVWEMDLDPFGKVYSLDEDVDEDDFSTVQSLRMPVTQSDDESQLLYVTSVGYYDSEVSKFESPVLKILPYSLYSVSVYAPFANDIINSRSNYKSGAKGGWGIRFGWDLVRDWVQDQYENWAAGCVNIRTNCQSACSDPGGVIEYNGVIYYDPNPFNDCEYPGSPDGAMMHCVCDCVRSVASWLCQVHLGCV
- a CDS encoding MMPL family transporter; translation: MTPNVFVDVLLRARLFVIAIVVAVSCVAGYFVTKVEFENSMDIWFLEDDPTLVSYQKFQERFTADEVSVVGVFMDNVFTPENLERLARITDAVEHVPFAYRVLSLTNTDIARADGDLVEIGPLMERIPKTQAEADAIRDEAMSHHVIKGGLVSNDGKSAAVVIELHPDGADFAGKIAQTQGLRAIAKQEKGEGVDIRIAGSPAFDEAFYRLSKRDFMIFGPVTLVVVVICCFVVFRRLSSTLIPLSIVALAILWTFGFMGAVGLKINVITTALLGLLLAVGIAGSIHILSDYYQHLMAGFDPETAVRRTVLHMFAPVFFTSMTTAAGMLSLTISNLAPVSEFGWIAALGVTVSFVLSIAFIPVVLRLAKPPDPEFVERQKGGPVSSLLVRLGAITPRRSAWVLVISTLVLVSIGTGLFRLDIGANAMNYFKETQPVRVDTEVIDRGLGGSATIEHLITTPEDGMKDPQTLRRIDEFSRWLEAQPGVSKSVSIVDLLKDLNQTFHEGDPAYFAAPDSRALAAQLYLLLEGEDEFDSFVQDNYSAARVTSRVQLSRADELMDNGDNVENELLTKYNDDELKIVSTGFLKLMGDMEHYVLQSQIESFSIAFVVITAMMGLLLRSAKLGLFSMIPNLSPILLGLAFMGIAGIELDPGTVMIGSICLGLVVDDTVHFLVRLRRYLKAGKTIEEGVAATMNEAGRPIIVTSVLLACGFLVLTLGSFQPNVYFGLISAIIIMFALAADLLVLPATLQIIRPRI
- a CDS encoding B12-binding domain-containing radical SAM protein; protein product: MRKKVILVYPKTGWDVKNVSVLLPLAVMYLGRPLRRAGFDPVIVDQRVTHRWLDRIRSLISEGEVAAIGISCMTGEQVRFGLEAARAVRQAAPDLPIVWGGVHPSLLPIETARHPLVDYVVYGEGEDAFVELVQALGDDREPTGIGNVTYIDRHGEPVHGPVRPFMPLADVLVPDYDLVNVDDYITTQTLGERDLAVMTSRGCPSRCSFCYNVVYASRRWRAQPAEAVVEHFVTVAKRFGVNAILVKDDNYFVNKRRAVAIAEGMRRAGLKVTVRAECRADYISSRHYGEDVLNELAAAGFREMTVGAESGTEIGLNTLLKDITVDDIRVAARRLADAKIATKFTFMTGFPGETWENVLDTLKLMLELVATSPYARVTPLHLYAPYPGTPLYDQAVEAGWHAPESLDGWADVDFHNTDMPWLDDKMRRRLERMSVSTYFLDGRTMPEYFNNAPVMKMAARVYGAVVRYRARNNFFSFMPELRLMELYRRASA
- a CDS encoding 3-dehydroquinate synthase encodes the protein MTRTNAAKNARDGGACRRLPERGAPWPHPVYLDTGDVENAAVRLAAHARKAAPGARAAVVIARRVDRLRPEFFRAFAREYPDAALVRVNDSERTKTLSGMKTIFEKLIALELDRRALIVAVGGGVLTDMAGFAAAVYKRGIRWMAVPTTLTGQADAALGGKTGVDAAGAKNMIGSFHQPLATTLIPDFLRTLPAREMRAGLAEVLKTGMALNARIIDRVESNAGAILDADIGALAEAIRLTATEKMKVVARDPQDRGERAVLNLGHTVAHAVEAAGGFRRWRHGEAVTIGLLTAMRLAVTIGSMTEGDQARMTDLIRRLGMWPKATPRPGDLSRWLRMDKKYEGDWLTEVVPGPLGRYGLREMRPRDLVARELWSWRTNWEER
- the pilQ gene encoding type IV pilus secretin PilQ — encoded protein: MLIIGRESGEGIRRVALAVALSLSLLFVSAAAAQDAGYVPLTPEFADKQFFGKKISMDYQDAEIKSVLRVISEVSGVNIIAGDDVAGKITIKLDNVPWDQALDMILKTKKLGMAREGNIIRVAPQTTLQSENTQALANEQARLMLEPLVLEMVPVSYADATDLSAQVRPILSSRGIVTVDKRTNVLVVKDIATNLEQAKKLIVNLDTQTPQVRIQARIVEASTDFTRELGVKWGGIYYADAAHGNPTGLTFPNSVRVTGANASGEQTGAQAQAGQQAVGSTAAGSRIPSVPNANYVVNLPAPIGLGAGGGVGITMGSVNDVVSLDLQLSAMENRGEGRVISQPSVTTLDNKKASITAGVSIPFQIRQQGETSLSFIEANLNLTVTPHVTNDKSIVMIIEIAKNAPNTAIPTSTGDPAIDKKEAKTETLVRNGETTVIGGIFSSEESRTELAVPWLSRIPILGFFFRDRKQTNSRSELLIFITPRIVQDKPVV
- a CDS encoding pilus assembly protein PilP is translated as MIDARFRNISRTLFLAAAIFAVAILAGCPGGGDEETPAENAPPLVPEATPVAMPDPEALAQRTQEKIERAIETPDVGIAAQPAPVSGGEGYMYDPINKIDPFARFSSDVDYPFAGGKDENILTQYEVRYFRLVGVVTDDAQPRAIFEDPKGRAYVVNIGTAIGRNLGVIDQITDNAVVITEQRFNPALTGPDQLESVQLVIKLHPERERES